Below is a window of Nicotiana tabacum cultivar K326 chromosome 19, ASM71507v2, whole genome shotgun sequence DNA.
CTCGGTTCCTTTAGAACATCATAAAGTGTTCTTTTCTCATTAATATTGACCCATCTAGGAGCATCCGCTGAAAAGATCGAGTGAAGAAAAATAAGAACGAAATTAGTCCATAAAGGCAAAAGGGAAAAGACAAAGCTTAGTGACATGGATCAAGATGCACCACATTTTTTACAGaagcagtggcggagccacatgtaTTCAAGGGGCGTcggaaaattacactgtgtagctacgtaaatttttttttaatatatatatactacatattGACACCACTTGGCTTCTTTATGGGTctacttctttatattttgaccccCCATTAGTGAAAAATCTGGCTCCGCCACTGAGCAAAAGAGGTACACCATCTGAACCAAGACTGTATTATCTACCACTAGACTAAGGTCGTTGAAAGTAAAAGCAACTACTGCAGAAACACTCTACTTGTACATTTGAACCAAGACTGTAATACCTACCGCTAAAAAGTATGCCATTGTTTATAGGAGAGGAGATAATTGTACCCATAGACATATAAAGTCGACAATCAAGTGCAACTccacattttttaaaaataaaaaggtgcAAACCCATATCAAAGGAAAGCCGAGACAACAGTGATGGTTTGGAGAGTCTAACTTTCATTATACTCAATAAACAAGCAAAAATGTGATAAAGTCCAAGTATTTTGGAAAAAGAAGGCTAAACCAAACCATGGAAACCCCTTCAGCGGACCACCTAAGACCAGCACACACTATAATCTGCACTATGTTTCGAATTAGTACAAGGGGTCTCTTGTTTCAGACACTAGGCAGAAAATCTACTAAAGATTGCAATAGTCTTGAAAGTGGAGCTTCCTCAAATTTTCATCTGTCCGAATATAGAGATGGGGGAGTGTACCTTGTGAAATGCTATCCTTGGTTGAACTCTGTGCAGAACCGTTCTCCTCATTACCAAAGTCTTCCACATGAGAAGCAGCTGTTCCTTCCAGCAGATAGCGAAGAATATCTCGCTTGGATAAACAGACTCCAGCACAAGCCTGCTCAATCACAAGTTCAGAACAGAGAAGCACATTACATCCGCTTGAACTGGTGGCACTAAAAAGGAAAGCATTAAGAGCTCGTTTATTTTGACGGATTGAATGAAATAATCATGGTAtaagatttggtactgttttaTCCAATGTCTGGATTGTCTTTTGAATCATGTTTAACTAATCATGGTATAATTGGTGTATTGTTTTATACCAAGACTAATGTGGTATAACAATACCATGATGCAGTTATACATGGATAAAATATTCAAAATGCCAAAACTACCCTTGTGGGTCTCCTAAAACCCTTCTCCAAACTCTTATACAGTTTAAACCAATCACAAGTTTAAGTTATACACTATATATACAATTTTTAATACAATGAACCAGAGGCTCGATAAAAAGTAATCTCTGTATTACAATCCCTGCATCATTAATCCTTATATTACAATCCTAGTATAACTTGtttttaaaccaaacgacccctaagagcTTATCAACTACCCTGATGATATATTTCAAGACCCAAAGGGGCAGATGCCCCAGCCTCCAACATTGCGCCACTACAGATCTAAAGCTCCTTCACCCCATTGACTGTGGTGACTACATGCCCAATTTCACAAAAGAATTTCTCAGAAGGTTTGCCTTTTCATGAAGTAGAATAGATAAAAAAGTTCTAGGGGGATGCACCAATTAGACCTCTTACTTTAAATTTGACAATAAGATCAAACGGAACCAAAAAGCATTTGTACCTATGCATCTTTATCTAATGGAACTCAAACTTGAAAAAATTCTATTCCAAATTTCCAATCATATTAATTTCATCAAATCAAACCACAAAATTCAATTAACATCATCGTAGGTGATTTTTTAAGAAAACTTCATTATAATGAGATTCTTTCTAATTTAATGTGCCAGATTTTGGGCACACAGCAGTATGTTAGACACCAATGTAGAGCAAAACCATGTTCAATGGTGCCCAATAGGTGCTCGTATTACGATTATGTATTGGAATGATTCTCTGTGTGACATGAAAAATAGAAACGTAAAAGAATTGTTGCCACCAGAGATGATGAAACAGTTATATACCTCATAATACAACTCAATAGCATCACGAGTGTAAGCATTTTCTTTATCCCATGACAGAGGCGGACAACCTTCTGAAAACATGTATGGAAGCTAAGGATGACCAAAATCCTTCATAATAATGGAAAAACAATAACTTGCTTCAGTTACATAAGAATGATTAGTCAAATTGGTGTTAAGCAGAGAGAACGACATTTGGCTTAAAAAttcgtatttattatttgtatatcTATATATAGGAGGTATAGCAAAGGATATCATATCAAGATGAGCTGAAAACATGTCAGTCTCACAGAAGTCCTCTATGAAGTCGCTGGACATAACCTCTGGATACAGCAGAAGAACGGGCCAATGAAGAATATTATTTCTGTCTAATGTTGGCTTTTTTCGTCCAGTGAGTTCTTGATACATGGCCTTCCCAATCTTCAATTCTCTAGTTTCGAATGCAGAAACAAGGGCCTGTATAGTTCATATTAAGTGGTGGGAACCCACCAGAATGAAGAATTGTTACTATATGCAGATAAAACTATAGTTTTAGACCTTAGCAGAAGATACTGCTTTAGACACTTCAGCATCACGCCGTTCCTTTTCTGAATTTTGTATATCAATCTGCCTAGCAAGCTTCTTCAGTTCTTCATTAGATGACGACAGCTGAAGACCTCTCTCACAGAACTCTTTTGCTTCAGCCAACAGATTCAGAGAAAATGATGCCTTTGCTGCTCTATAAAGTGCCTATGCATAAAGTACAAGACATGTCACATACTCCAAGAACATGCAGCACTTGCAGGAAACTATGGCCCATAATACGACACATGATGCATATTGAAAAGCATACCTTAAAATTACTTGGATTTAATTTGGCTGCGTCTTCTGCATCCTGGAGTGCACGTCTATAATTTCCCAAGAGAAGATTGACATGAGCTCTGTTTGAATAGAGAATTGACTGTTCAGTATCACTTAAAGCATTCTGATTTATTGCCCTCGTATAGCAATCAATAGCATCCGAATAATGCTTCTTGCCTGTCTTGACATATTCATTGCCTTTTTCCTGCAAAGTTGGTAGGACAAGAAATGTTTCACTTTCTCATAATATTTTGGACAAAAACAGGCGCTGCCCCACCccccgccccccccccccaaaaaaaaccaaggaaagcataaagatagGCAAGTTAGACAACATAAAGGCTGATTCAAGCGGCAGATATCCAAAAGGATGAAAATGATAGATGTGGTGAAGTGCATATAGCTGTCCAATGAGGATATTGCTAACAATATTCTaccatacaacaacaacaacaacataccagtGTGATCCTATAAGTGGGGTATGGGGCGGAGGtgatgtacgcagaccttacccaaCCTTGtgtgaggtagagaggttgtttccgatagaccctggCTCAAGAAAAGCATTTTCAAAACAGGTTTGAAAAATACAAGAGTAAAAAAAGCTACGGAAAACGGCCAAATATATCCCTCTACTTTCATTTATTGTTCATTCCTATCTCCTGTTATACTTCCTGTTCATATATACCCCTGCCGTCCAACAAAGTTCTATATTAACCCCTACTTTAACGGACATGACATGTGGCGCCGACCGATTGAAAGAACAAATCCCCTCCCAAAAAAAATCAATCAGGCCTAAAATATGACCCATCCGACCCAGTTCCCCTTTTAACATTTTACCTAAAATTAAAACTCATTTCTTCTTCCCCTCCTCCTCCCTTTCCAACAACCATTACAATGAGCTGCAATCTTCTTAAAAAAAAGAATGCATCAGATCGAAACTGTAATTTCCAAAACATAAAGCATCAGATTTGGCGAGTAAAGACCTTTTCAAAAAAGATTTGGCGAGTAAAGAAGGATCAAACACGTAATATATACTAATCTTccaatttttcaaataaattaaTACAAAGCATGAACTAAAAGACTAAATCAAAATCAGACAAGCCTAGCAAACAGATAATTGAAAGAAGGAAATAATCCAATTCAACAATAAAGTCAAAAACTTTACATAAAATAGACAAACACCCATTCAAGAGAATTAAGAGTAGTAGCAACGCCTATTCATCCAATGAAATCTCGATGTTTACAGGGCTCTAAAATCGGACAGTCAGTGGAGGAAGATTAGCCCATTGAGagtgtgaaaattttaaaaacgaCATCGCATTGTGCGCCCATCGTTTTCTCTACCTCTTTTTCGGAAGTTACCTACCCGGGAAATGACCACCATCACTGGAAAAACCACAGATCCTCCATCATTTTCGGTCAATAACTGACCCTGTGTAGCCCCATTCTCTCCTCTACTCCCCTTCACGGCCCCCAAAACCCCACAAGATGAAGGAAACGACTATCAATAGTCATCAGAGAAATCTCAGAGCATAAGTGTCAAAcgcttctctttttccttttttcgggTCAAAGAATTCTTTAATGTGGTACTTTGGTCGTGGGTTTTAAGTGGGCATGGGTTTTTTAAGATGTGGGTCGGGTCTTGTGCTTAAATGGCACCACGTGTTATGTCCGTTAAAATTAGGGTAAATATAGAACTTTGTTGGACGACAGGGGTATATATGAACGGAAAGTATAACGGAGTATAGGATTGAACAATAAACAAAAGTAGAGGGATATATTTGGCTCTTTTCCGAAAAAGCTAAGATAAAAATAGTGAAGAAAAGAAAACTAATGACAACAAATAGTAACGATATCCAAAGTAAAAGAAACAACAAtagtactccctctgtttcaatttagatgacacactttccttattagttcGTTCCAAAAAGGATGGCACATTTCTACAAtaggaaataattcaactttaaactcttcattttatccttaataagaacttttataaccacacaaatgtcatggccccacaaagcttttaccccttaagcttaacacaagtttcaaaagtctttttttttaaacttcgtgtcaagtcaaactacctcatctaaattgaaacggagggaatatTAATTTTCTTATAACAAGTTATTCTAATAAGTTTTTTTTAACTGATAGTATAGCTAATCCGATCCATTTAGCTTCCTCTAGAATATTATTGATCCTTCGCAAAAATTGTTATAGGAATACTGTATTACGAGGAATATAGGTATTTGACCTCCATGCTCTCCTAgctagggtcatgtcctcggtgaACTGAAGATGTGTCATGTTATGTCCTGTCTAATTATCTCTCCCCAATTCTTCCTcggtctacctctacctctccttagACCTATCACCGCCAATCTTTCGCACTTCCTCATTGAGGCATCTGTGCTCCTCCTCTTCATGTTCCCGAACCATCTCAGTCTCGCTTCCCGCTGTCCCCCATGGAAGCCACTCCCACCTTGCCCCATATATCTTCGTTCCTAATCTTACCTTTCCTATTATACCCACACATCCATCTAAGTATCCTCATTtccgctactttcatcttctaaaCGTATGAGTTCTTGACTGGCTACTATACCACATACAACACAAttggtctaaccaccactctatAAAACTAACCTTAAGTTTTGGTgacacattcttatcacatatGATACTGGAtgcaagcctccatttcatccactcCGCTCTAATATGATGTGTGACATCATCGTCGATCTCCCCATTTCCTTGGATTAttgacccaagatacttgaagTCCTCTTTTGGGGATGACTTAAGTATCAATTTCACTTCAACATCACAAGTATCAATTTCACTTCAACATCCGCCTCATGTGATGcatcactgaacttgcactccatgtAATCTATTTTAGTCATGCTTAACTTGAAACATTTAGACTCTAGGGTTTGTCTCCCAACCTCTAGCCTATCGTTAACTTCATCGCGTGTCTCGTTAATCAATACTATAGCATCTGCAAATAACAAACACCATagtacctccccttgaatataTCGTGTCAATTCATCCATAATCAAGGCAAATAAAAACAGGCTAAGAGCTAATCCCTAGTGCAATCCCATCTAGACTGGAAAGTGGAAAGTGTTCTGAGTCTACTCCCACTATTCTCACTCGGGACTTGGCTCCATCATACAGGTCCTTAATCGCTTTAATGTATGTCACAAGCACACCTCTAGACTTCAAGCATCTCGATAAAACCTCCTTGGAACTTTATTATGTGCCTTTtctaggtcaatgaacaccatatgtaAGTCTTTTTTCCTAGCCATATACTGCTCCAACAATCTCCTTAAAAGATGGATGGATTCCGTAGttgatcgccccggcatgaatccGAATTAGTTCTCGAAATCAGACATATCTCTCCTCATCCTCtctaccaccctctcccacactttcatagtGTGGCTTAATAGtttaatacccctatagttaTTACAATTTTGAATATCACCCTTGTTATTGTACAACGgaatcatcgtactccacctccattcttcgGGCATTTTAGCCATCCTAAAATGACATTAAACAACCCCATTAGCCACTCCATACCTACTTTTGCCTTCTTTCTTTCAAAATTCCACAAGAATCTCGCCTGGCCCAGTCGTTTTCCTCCCTCTCATCTTACGTATTGCCCCCTTAGCCTCCTCAAACTTTATACACCTACAATACCCAAAATCTCGACGACTTTCGGAGTGCTCTAAATCCCCCGACACAATATTACTGTCACCCTCTTCATTCTAGAGTTTATGGAAGTATAACTGCCTTATACGTTTAAAGGCTTCTACCATAATAACCCAATATGAATTTTAGAAAGACTAGGATATTCACTCATATTGCAGATAAGAGAATCAAACATGAAAGTCATAGACAAACaacattttcttttttgataatCATGGTGTTCGGGTCAGCTTACACACACCTCGACTAATTGCGCATGGTACCTCCTAGCTTCCACTAGCAACAGGTACCACGTAACTCTATACACCAAAGCTTGgacagatgggaagaaatcaatTTATATaacacactttccttattagtccatTCAAAAACAAgacacatttctatatttgaaaataatttaagtttaaactttttattttatccatttttcccttaatgagaagcttttatagccctACAAATGTCACGGTCCTActaagcttttaccccttaagctctAGGACGGTAAGTTTAAAAAGTCTTTTCCCTTAAACTTCATGCAAAATCAAACTAACTCATAAATTAAAACGGCGGGAGTAGTATTTTTATCTCCACTGGGATTCAAACCTGAGATGTCATGGTTCTCAATCTGCTTCGTTGAtcactaggccacacccttgggtgctaGAGAAAGGGCATATTTAAAATGTGCAACCAGAAAAAACACATATATGAATGCTATGGTTGGTTGAACTTGGAAAAATTAAGtgtcaaaagaaaataaaataacggAAAATGAAAGTTTGTGCGGACACCactgttttaaattaaaaaaattcagcGAAAAACTTTTGAGGTAAGCATTTCCAGTGTTTAGTTGGATATAAAAGTAGGAAGAGAATACAAACGAAGTAGAGTTGTAAAAGTAGAGTATACGAATAAAAACCTTAAGTTCAACAGCGGTAGACTGTTTGAGAGCGGAGATAGCATCGAGGTCAGCCAATTCTTTCTCAGTTTTTGGTTCCGAACCTGCCTCCATCCATAACGCCATCCTTATTGTTTGATTGACGGAACTTCTATTCTATGTAGTATGTACTCGGAGCTGAAATGGAGACGCAGAGTTCAAAACTGAGATGAACAGCGGTGAGACCTCAGGCTCCGGCAAGACAATTGGGTCGAACTTTCTCGAAGACTCTCTTAATAAATGGGCTTCCGGCACTTCCATTTGGATCGTTTACCAGTATGAGGCCCCGATAAAGTAATttgagtttcttttttttttttttgggaagaaATTTAAGATTAGACTGCTTTATAATTGCTAATTAAAgtcataaaattaaataaaatttaatcactttttcatgcgaaaataaaatttgaacaaaaatactcTTAGTTAAAGTTCAGAAAATTTTCAGCATTATGCTAGAGTTTGAATTTTATATATGAAATTCCAACATAATGTGCTGAAATTCATAACGTGTTGTAATTTCAGCATAACATGCTGGAATTTATATGCAGAAGTTCTATAATCTAGCATATTTTTTCGTGTCTCAGCTAAAGGTATTCGTGTCAAGATTTTATCTCCATATTAAATAGCGGATATATTTTAATTACTTTGCAAACATTACCTATTTTTTAATTACTAGTTTAAAAACTGGCTTTCCCATAATCCCATGGTATTTTGGCTCTTTTTTTCCACCCCCACTAATTCGAACCGCATCGATCCATTATATATAACCCATTAAGTTGACTTTGCAAAGGCTATTAAGGACCGGGCGAAGAATGAAAGACGCCTGTTAAAGCCCATAGGATAAGATTTGCAGATGCAATCATGAATCGAACCTGATCAAAATATTCAGCTGCCAATGGACAAAGCCCAAAGAATGACTACACTGCAAATGAAGGATTATAGCATTCTctattagaattttttttattttcagggCTCACACTCTCATAGTTATGCTAATTAATATATTTTCACTATCgcttttctctcttttattttgaaaaagaCTTGCTTTTTCTTTACAATGTTGTACTTTTACAAGTCTATCAAAAAATTTGACCGGATATCTGTTGGTTTCAAGCTTTCATACATTAGCAGATCGTTTGGCTTAAAAATAAAGTATGCGGAGATTAGTAATACCAGAAATTAATATAACGTCACGTTATTTGGTCACGTTATTTCTGTCTTAAGTAATCAATTGACTAGATGATCTCCATAATCTAATTAGATAGAAATTTCACATCATGCTATCAAGAACCTGTTATTTTCATAGTACAACTACTATCCAACCAGTGccgtttctcttttttctttttatagcaGTGGTTATCCGAGTTAACTTGCAAGTACCTGTTACCAGAGGCGGAGCTAGGTGGGCAGAAGGAGGTTGCTAACCCTCTTCGCCCAAaaattatattatgtatataaaGTCAGTACATATATTAGATGTTGAATCCCCTTAGCTTTTTCGCGTGTTTACCTTTATAATTTTTTGAATTTCCTTAGTGGAAATCCTGCTTCCGCCACTACTTGCTACCTCCCACTAGCACAACTACCATGGAACGATTTCCATTAGAGCTTAGACAGATGACGCCATATCACGTTCACCGTCAGATTAAAGAAAAATTCTCAACTGTTACAAAACTGGTAGCAAATGAAACCAATGAGGTCCAAGTCGAGCACCGGTATAGTACCATGTACAGGTGAAATCTTAACTGATGCAAACTGGTAAAAACTGGTAGCCATAAAACCAATGAGGTCTAAGCCAAGCACTAATATCCATAAAAATTAACAATTATAGATCAGCTCTTCAGTAGAGTCAGTTTTTGGTAAAAATAGCTGCTATTAAGATAGCTTTACATAAGAAATTAGTACCATGTTCAGGTGAAATCTTAATGCAAAACTGCTAAAAACCAGTAGCCGTAAAACCAATCAGGTCTACGCCAAGCACTGATATCCATAAAAATTGACAATTGTAGATCATCTCTCCATTGAAGTCAGTTTTTGGTGAAAACATCTGCTATTAATATAGCTTTACATAAGAAATTAGTACTACCATGTACAGGTGGATGAAATTGGTCTCTTAGATGCAAAAGCAGTTTACACCAAAAGAATATTTAACCCGTTAACCCTACCTCTTCAAAACAATATGTACTCTTCTACCCTTAAAGGGGAGAAGCATTCCTAACtttgttttcaaaagaaaaaacttTGAAGGAACGAAAAGGCTATGTTTCATCAAGAATACCTCCAACATTTAAAAGTCAACAAAGAATCCAGAATCTACAGGAGGAACTTCAGGGGACAATATGTTGAATCCTGTGGAAACTGGTGCCTCTGAAGGTCCAGAAAATAATCAATCATCAAACTGAATGTCCAAATCGGGTGTGCTTTCAATTGACTGAGAAAATCTACTTATCTCCGTTGACTCTGCAAGGTTAGGATTATATACCTTACCCAAATTGTTAGTTTGGCTAACATGTGTTTCCCAACCAAAGTCAAATTCTTCGAAACTTAGAACAAAAGCATTTTCGCCTTGATATCCATGTTGGGAAGTACTTTGGCTATCAGATGATGAAATTTGCTGTCTACATAGTTTAGGCTGGCAAGCAGAAGTGTTCTCGTGCCTGCTTCCAGAGGCGCTTCCTGTCCTAGCAGGGGAAGGCAAATGGCCATTGCAGGGGATTGAACTTCTAGATGAGGTTCCATCATCTGGATGATTGGACAACTGGGACACCGAAGATTGCTGAGGCAAATTGTTAGTAGAGTTTCCGGCTGCATACAGTTGAGAGAACATTTGGGCTTCAGATGATAATGGGTTATTGTACATATTACCCACCTTTGACTGGGAGGATACTGCATTTTCAGATGAAATAAAACTTTCAAATTCACTTAGAACACTAGGAAGTGTAGATAAGTGAGGTTGAGAAGGTGATGAATTAGCATAGGGTAGAGAGAATGCTGGAGCTTCCGAAGACGCCGAATTTGCACATACACTAACTTGTGGCTGAGAGGGTATCTGAGGTTCCATTGGTGCATAATTTGCAGATGCATCCACAAACCTAGACTGCCTAGGTAATTGAGGTTGGAATAAAACAGCATTAGCATCAAGCATGCCAGCACTGGGCTGGGAGGATATCTCAGGTTCCATCAGTGCATAATTTGCAGATACACCCACAAGACTAGGCTGCCTAGGTAATTGAGCTTGGACAAAAATAGGATTAGCACCAGCTATGCCAGCACTGGGCTGAGAGGGAATCGCAGGCTCCATTGGTGCATAATTTGCAGATACACCAACCAGAGCAGGCTGCCCATGTAGTCGATGTTGGGAAGAAACAGCATTAGCACCACGTATCTCAGCATTGGGCTGAGAGAGTATCTCTGGTTCTG
It encodes the following:
- the LOC107791843 gene encoding uncharacterized protein LOC107791843; this translates as MALWMEAGSEPKTEKELADLDAISALKQSTAVELKEKGNEYVKTGKKHYSDAIDCYTRAINQNALSDTEQSILYSNRAHVNLLLGNYRRALQDAEDAAKLNPSNFKALYRAAKASFSLNLLAEAKEFCERGLQLSSSNEELKKLARQIDIQNSEKERRDAEVSKAVSSAKALVSAFETRELKIGKAMYQELTGRKKPTLDRNNILHWPVLLLYPEVMSSDFIEDFCETDMFSAHLDMMFSEGCPPLSWDKENAYTRDAIELYYEACAGVCLSKRDILRYLLEGTAASHVEDFGNEENGSAQSSTKDSISQADAPRWVNINEKRTLYDVLKEPSFVVTGIPVFWVVSRNSSFHKNFKSGNWAPPELA